One Antennarius striatus isolate MH-2024 chromosome 9, ASM4005453v1, whole genome shotgun sequence genomic window, CCACTCCTGCTGCCACCAGGCTGGGAGAGGAgtcaagaaattaaaaaaggtCGCACGTAGCTTATAAAACAGTCTGTCATGTTTAATTATTGGAGAAAAAATACCATACAGTCAAATTAAGCTCAACCATAAGATCATTATTACTGTTACAACTTTCATCACAGTTTACAACTAGTCTCTCCTTTTTTTCAGTCCACATGAATCTGATTAGTGAAGGTAAGTACCTGTCCTCCCTCATGTCGTCCAGTTCAGCCTTAAGTCCtctgttctccacctccagctccacgaTCTTCCTCCCCAGGATGTTTGCCTCTTCCTCCACCAGACGTAAGCGGAGTTTGAGTTCGGATTCGCGGGTTGTGGGAGGCCCCCCAGCCTCGCCCTTAGGCAGAGGACTGTCCACGTCCCCGTAGAAGGAGCGGTACTTCTGCAGCTCCTGCTCCAGACGGTCCTTCTCCTTGTCAAtctttgccatttttttcctcatcaagATGGCCTCCTCTTTGATGAAGGCCAGCTGACATTTCAAATCATCATTTTCTTCCTGTAAGCAGATTtgatttatttcctctttaCTTTTTGTCTGAAAGggtacatttattttcacaaaacCAACATGGAATCATCATTCTTCTCGGAACAGCTAGAGTATATTGTCAGTTTTAAAAACTGTATCAAAAAACAACCTCATAATTGAAAAATTCAACTGAATTTTATAACTTTGTAATCTAATAAAGTGAATGCTGATTTACCTCGGTCGGGGTCTGTGGAgtcttcctctctgctttttGCCCATCCttacttccttttcttttcaatgAGAGCTGCAGGAAACAGTAGTTACACCATCAGCTTCATCAGCATCACTCACTGCTTTCTTTCTAAAGGCAGTGACATCATCTGAAGTTATAGAACACCGAAGGCccattaatgaaaaaaacaaggcTCTTTAAAGTCACCCTCAAGAACATTTCTGGTAAAACATATCAAATGAAATCACGGTGTTCTCAGCACAGTGTGGATTTTATTGTTCGGAGGTAATAACACCCCGAAAAAGAACATGAGTTATTCTGTTATATTATCAGACTTAGATCCTGTTAGCCATAGAGTAGGGGTATTGCTCCACTAATATTCCATTCAGTCCAGACACTCTGATTAAACTATGTATCATGAACATTACAGTTTCATTTGAAAGCATCAGTGAGTGAACCTTCACCGGCTCCAGAACACTGTGTACTGGATCACTCTGTTCATCTGCTTCTCAGAACTCTACAAGTCTCTACAAGGTGAGTCTCAGTCTGTCTTTACCTAACCCCAGATATAATCAGCACTGCATTTTCATAAGCACAGAAAAAGTCCTAACTAAAGAAGGTACCTAGACAATTGCTATTATCCCTTCACCTCTTTGGCTCTCTCCAGTTCATTCTGCAGGGCCTGTTTGGTCACCTCCACCTCTATCAGTGCCTGCCTCAGTTTCTCATTCTCCTCCTCGGTCTTCATTCTCTTCTCCTCCACATTCTCCAGCTCGTGGTGCAAACGAACAGACACATCCTTCGCCACCTGGAAGAGGAAGCCAAAGGCATCAGAGAGGATCCGCTGTGAGTCGTGAACACGTTGTCATCTACATGCAGACGTACCTTCAGGTCCTGCTCCAGACTCCTGAGCAGCTCTCCATCCACCTGGCCGCTTTCTGCAAACCGGAGCCTCTTCCTCTCGGCCTTCTTCAGGCGGTACTGGAGGATCCGACAGTTCTTGTTGGCTCTCTCCAGCTCTCTGCGCATGTCCTGCAGCTGGCAGGCGTCCTCTTCGTAAAAGGTGTCTCTCATTTCACCCATTTCTGCACGCATCTCCTCGATTTCAGCCTGGAACCGAAAATGAAGGGATGCAAAATAAAGCATCAGGTCAGCAAGTTAATGCTGGAGCCAAGTGCATCCAGGTGCTACAATAGAGCATGATATAAATTATATCatataaaataatgatgaaacTACCTTCAGGTAGTCGTTTTCATCCTCCAGCTTCTCTATTTCTTCCTGGAGGATATGGTCCGGCTGTGGATCCTTGCGCAGACTGTCGGGTTCGGGGGACAACTCCGGCTCTGACGCGGGCGGTGATGTGGACTTCGTCTGCATTTTCGTCCCTTTCTTCCCCAAACTCTTATTCAAGTGAAACTGTATTAACTCGGATTGCAAGCATCCCTCCTTCCAAAACCCGGGGCCGCAGCCGACCGTCCCTTTGGAGCCCTTCTTGCCGCCGCTCGGAGCCGCCGCAGCCTCCGCGCTTTTCGGGTTTTTGCTCCTCAGTTTGGGGGATTTGGAAGCGCAAGGCTGATCGGAAACAACGCGGTTGGGATCCGCTCTGGAGGCATCAGCGGTGACGCGGGGGGAGTCCTCTGGTGTCTGGGATCCGCCTCTGTCTGTCCCCGCCGGCCTGCTCAGCGTCGGGCTTTCAGCACCGGCAGCCGGGACAGCAGCCGCGCCTCTGGCGGCGGACGCGCCTCCGGCCTGGCGCTCCTTACCGCTGGAGACGGGAGAATGACCCCGACTGCTTCTCcctgatcctcctcctcctacttgCTTTGAGGCGATGGGCTTCGACGAGTTGCTGCCCTTCTGTGCAGCTTTAGATCCTCCGTCTTTCAGCCCGGCCGGAGACGATGACCGCGGCTGCTTGCGGCTGCTGTTGTCCGGCTGCCGCGTCGAGTCGGCGGGAGAGAGGTTCATCATGGTGTCAGAGGCTCAGCTCATCCTCAACAACATCCATCCCTCTATCAGCGGCCCTGCAGCCAGAGGACAACTGATTTAATAGACCAAGAGACAACAACTGATGGGTGGGATCGATAATATAGTCATCCGAGAAAACTTGGATGCCGCGCAATGACGCAAGTGAATCCGATTTTTACAATGCATTTGGACCCATTGTATAAGTTTCTTTTAGACTAATTTAGGGTGATTAGGTCGTTGTTCGTGCAAAACGTCCACTGAGATTAGGAAGTAGGCCATTCAGCCTTGTTTGATTAGATAGGAGACAATTTGACCATCATTTGCCGTCATGCGCGCTGGAGAGGACGATGCGCGAAAGCCAAGACAAGGCGATGCCACCGATTGGTTAACCCGGGTCAATCTAGAAAACCTTAGGGGTTCATCAAGAGGAACATAGTGGCCACTGATCTGATTCACTGTCGACTATAGGGAGACAAAGGATGATCCCCGTTTGACGCGACATGCGCCTCATCCAGACGCTCCCGGAGGAGAGGAGCCGCTTCCTGTCAGCCATCATCTCACCCCTCATAGCTAATATAACAGCGATGACTCACAAGGATGGAGGACGAGCCTTAAAAGTCACAGATATTTGTATACTGTCCTGATGGAGGAGtgtaatttttctttctctgcggttctcaaaaaaaaacctccactgTCACGCACACAACCTTGAAAGGGATATTAGATTAATTTTATGATgttgaaaaaagacaaatgaagtgGGAGCAGCAACAGTAAATCAGCCCACCTTGGAGGCCCTGACAGTCCAGAACAGAATTTGGACCAGGCTTCAACATTTGCCCTTCAGTTCTAATCACCTTCCTTTTGATATACCTGTGTGGTCAAAGACAAGGGATCATCCCGTGAAAAAATCAAAGTGAATTGAATTTCTTACCTTTTCTGGGTGTTCTGTCGGATGCTGAAGGGTagtggtgatgaggaggaggaggaggcaggacgGATGCTGTCTCCTGCGCCTCCCCACCACTGAACAAGCTGTTTTACTATTCATAACATTACATCATCGGCAGGAGGACAGGCTGCTCCCATTGGCTCCCTCTGCCAACAGCGATTGGATGGAGAAACGTAAGCCCACCTTGTGTTCAGTCACGTGACTTGACCTTGAGCGTGTGATTTGGCTTGACCCCCCCACATGAGGATGGTTTTTTAAACAGTAAAACGCGTTATTCCAGCGGAATTATACTTTTGAAATGAAGAACACATGTAGTTTTGTTTGTATATACTTCaacattctttttctgtttaagaTGTGGCGCAACAATCTGAACCTGACATCTATTTATGACTTGGATGTCGATTAAAATTGTTAGttgttggattttttaaatgctttccCAGTTACTGTTTTAAAACATCCAAAAGCGTCTACATCACTGTCTCTTTTCCTTTGACCTTTTCCTCCCATCTGGCTTCTCTCTCAAAAACTAAAACCTTTAACTTTTGCATATTTTCCCTCCAACAGTGTCTGAGAGGGGAGAACTGGCCCCGTGTTGTTTGGGGCTGAATAAACTCTTATCCGGAGCTCTGCCACACATTCCATTCTTACAcaatttgttttacaaaaatgtaaatttgaaatcttttttttgggttgtttttttttttagaacaggTAATTGTATTTTTCTAAGGAGGAGGTTACTGAGAATTATGAATTCCACTTGGAAACAGGTTCCGCTATCCTGAGTCATCATGAATTCAAGATGTCTTTATTTTGGTCGCATTGCATAGCTAAGATGGCCCAGACTCACCTCAGCAGTCATTTGGTACATTAGATTGTTGGATTTATGCCAACAGAGTCTTTTAAATACACCGCGATTGCtcatggtttttttaaaaacacaaaggaagaaGGCCTTATGGTATTGCAGGTACGCCCCCTCATGAGTAACTCAATAAGACTGCAGGAAAGTGGCAGGAATTGACGAGGTATGATGTTAGGATTTGCTCGACTTTGAATATTAATGGATTTTAGTTTTTTGCCATGGATTCCGTAACCACAGCTCTTACCCTCCCTCTGAACTTCTGTACAATCCATTCAGTTCTGTCACTGAAGCCTTAcgcaaaaatattttgatctgttcaggaggaggacggcTGTCTGTTGTAATCATGGTTTAATTTCCAGACAAGATGTTGCAGCGCCAGCAATATCTGAGTAGGATAACAGATGTCCTGCACTCTCTTTCacaatgagacacacacacacacgcacattcacCACGCTTCCACCTGTCCTATTCTACTCCCCCAGGACTACTTAATCATTTATTACCATAAAAGTGACAGATGTCTGCATTACAGTGGCTCCAACATACCTAACAGGATGACTGATTCCATTTGTCCAGGTAAAATGAATAACATCATGTTTGGCAGAGAAAGTGTCATCTCATGCTCTGTTTATAATGACTCAGAAGTgctgccccacccccacccccctccagggTTTCATCTATTTGTCAGTGTTATTTAGAATGCTATTATATATTAGCATGATCATCACAATTCCAATCatacaactagaaccaatgcagtcacagactgcgacatcccgcgacacccctgaattcaacattttaccctgacctaattTCTAGGGAAACGTAGCTGATGGGTTTAGATTTTCTGTCACCAAATTGTGAAGTGATTGTTTTTCTAATAATACAATCCTCATGAATGATCACTCCCCCattacgacacacacacacacacacacacacacttacacacacacacacacacacacgcacgcacgcacgcacgcacgcacacacacacacacacacacacacacacacacaaatacatgctaAATACTGTCAAAAAAGGAGCAGTTGGAGGGGAGggctgtgggtgggggtgggagctTTTAGGGAGTAGGAGGGGAGGTTGGAAGACAGCTGCTATATatggttaccatggaaaccttTGTGTAGCTCAAAAATTTGTGTGGGGTGAGGAGTgatgtaaatttaattttgaggagtttttgttctttgtgtcCACCAAACAGTGTCATCAGACGAGAGTTTAGCTCAGTGTGGACGAGCAGCATGGGACTCAGGTCACGGCAGACACGACCCCCACTGCAGCCACACCTTTACACCTCTGCACATTTAAGTGCCCATGTTACTCAATACTAAATTTATGTCTTTCCAGTTGTTTTAAATGACAACAGTTACAAAAATTACAACTGAACGAATGTAAAGTTTTTAGTATTTAAAAGTTAATCTGCCAATATAAGTTCATATTGTTGCTCATCTGGTTTTGAAAggaaatttttatgtttttgtgttacagTTTCCTGTTGTACTTTGAAGTTTTGTTTCCATTGTGTTATTTgagttccacttcctgttgtcttttgtttccTGTGAATCAGGTTGAATCATTTATCCAGTTTGTTTACTCTCTCTCCGTGTCTCTGCCTCATGTTATTATTAGTCAGAATCCTCCCAGTGGTCCACCGTTAGCGTTCCAGTGTGGTTGTCTGGTGGTCTCCACCTGCCGCTCATCGTTTCCTGCTCCCTGTGCCACGTTTCCCTTGGTCTCATCTCCAAGTgtatttgttctgtgtttttccttattttgctcACCAGTTTGCAATGCTGTCTGCACATGTACAATCAacttctctttgtgttttcctgccAAGTTTACCCCCAtgatttttctgcttttgacCTCTTCCTGTTTACTGGATTTTGCCTCTGTCAGTTTTGTATGGCTTTGCCTCTTGTGGACCATGCTATGGTTTCTGACCCTGGGCAGTTAATTGttttttcatattaaatatCTGAGTTACACCCGAGTGTTTCTGCTAGGCCTGGCACAAAAAATTACCACATAGACGCTATATGCCTACTATCACACATATAAATTCAAGCGGTGTTttcatcatgtgtgtgttgtgtttttttgtctaaatTCTCTTATGCAGCTCCACTTTGGACACTTTGTGTCCAAAGTACTACTGTACCTACTGTACTGTACCTTAAATAGAACAATGCTTGAGTTTGTgctcattaaatttattttattgtgtaaaaataatAGAACGTTGTCCTAAAGCTGCTTTTGGCAACAAGAAAGAATTTTTATAATAAACCAAATGACACTAACCGAATACTGAAGTTTACATCTCATATATGCATGTTCCAAATTTGAAAcatgattgtatttattttgagatgAGGTCTTTTAGGTTGCACTGAATTCTTAAGGTTACGGGAAATGACGTCAGCACACTGACTGTGATGAGAAATTACTCTGCGTAACCATGGTGTCCTCTAGTGTTGGAAACTTACTCTGCATATCTGGGACTGACTGGCTGTTGAAGTCAAAACATGTAAGCTATACgatattattacttattattattattacttattattattattattattattataacattatTACTCTACTATGGTATGAAGTACACAGTTAAATGAGGTCACAAAGCATTTGTAGAGGCATTCAGTTTAATTTGAAGAGTtaaaacttatttaaaaaaacaaaaaaaacaacaaaagcaatGTGGACACATAGATGTCCGAGCTAACACGCTGGGAATGTTCCCAAATGCGTAGTGTACAAAATATCACAATGTAATAtatacaacacaaaaaacatataCACAGACAAGCACTTTAGCTAGCTGGACACTGGTATTTACATGAATATAAATAGAACCTATAAATAACATCAAATGCATTGGTTGATGGAGGACGTAAAGCTGGGTTTGCTGATATATACTTACACTACAGACAGAGCCACGTTTTTCTTCCTAGTGGTAGAACATGAGCAGTCACCATACAGGTTCATCAGGTCCTTTACATATAAACCATAATCTATATCTTTTAAAAATCCAAGTTTGTTTCCTCCTTAATAAATTTACATTCAAGGCAGCTCAGGACATGGATAAAGCCTGAAAACTTAGATACAAAAAGATATTTGATTGAATATGTGAAGCAAACGATGCTCAGCTTGGTTAACTTGATAAAAACTGCCTGTCAGCTGGTTCAGAATTCTCTGTACACATCAAGGAAACCAGAACACTCTGCGCTGCACACATTTCCATGAGCATGTACGATAAATAATGATGATCAGAGAGGATATAATATAAAAAGACAGGTAAACATCTGCAAAGACTGAACTCCACCAGCTTCTCTGACAAAGCAGGGAACACTGAGATAATAATCTTATCCATCATTTCTTCGAAGGCTATTCATTATTTCAAGGTATTTCAAACATACAAGTACAAGGGCATATAAAATGTGTTATGGTTTTATGTAGAAATAGAAATTTTTAACATTAACCTTCATGAGCTACCGTTGATTATGTTTTCATAAACCCGCAATGGAATAGAACCCATCCAAGTCTCAAAACatgatttgagattttttttcatttactatGTACATTTGACCTCAGAATACTGATTTACTTTCCCTCGTTGGTACTATATGCTGATGGAGTGAAAACACAACAGTGAGTCCATAAATATAAACAAgaataaatactaaaataagTGGATAAACTTTAGACGTGCCTGTAAACCTAAATCTCTCTTGTGTCATGATAAATGAAAACGAGGACAAAAACATTACATGTACATTATCTCCACTTCATCTGCAAAGGTGTCCAACGATGATAAactggcatgtgtgtgtgtgtgtgtgtgtgtgtgtgtgtgtgtgtgtgtgtgttttatgatgtATGTTCCTCTTTCAATACAGCAGTGATCATTATAGCTATGTATATAATGAAGAAGCTGAGGTGCATTTAATTCAACTTTCTCAGCTTGCCAAACGGCCCCGATGAACTTTGCTTCCCCATCAGACTCACTGAGTTTGGGGGCTGAACGTCACTTTTTGGAAATCAGATCTACTTGGCACCACAATAAAGAGAAGAGACACTGTGATCCATTTCGTGCCACACATCGCTGTATTCACCTTATGCCAGACCTTTGACACTTCTCACATGAATTTAATGATCTTATCTGAAACAAAACGTCTCCTGTTTTACCTAAAACAGCTCAGATAATGGCTTAAATAAACACATCACACCTTAAACCATCCATCCGTCTGAATATTCCTCAAAATAAGTCTTACAAGTTTTAACACTATCCATCTAGAACCAAAGCAAAGCCCCGCCTCACCTCTACATCACTCACTCTTCTTCCCCTAATCCCTTTTGGcccttcctttcctctttctcctgcCGGAGTTCTCCTGGGGTTTCTCCTCTTTGCTCCCCATCGCTGCCGCTCCGTTGGCCTTGCTCAACCCGTTGAGGGTCCCGTTAGAGAGGGCCTTGCCTGCTttggaggagacggaggaggcgTCGCGCCTGGGCTGCTGGCGGCGGTAGGTCTGGTAGTAGAAGTTGCCaaagaggatgatgaaggtgatggcgTAGCAAATGAGAGAGTAGTGCATCCAGTGGGGGAAATCACAGTTGACATAGAGGGAGAGGGCTGTGTGGCCGATGGTGACGTGAAACTGGACCTGAGAGACAAAGAGTGACAAAAcccctttttttcatttagtaGTTGTTTCATGCCTTTTGAAAATGACTCAGATTCTTCATTTCAGTTAGAGATTCAGAGTAAACAAAAGTTTCCAAATGCAGGATCCAAAACACCAGGCAGGGGAGACATCAGCTCTCTATGTGAAGTAGCCCCTATGTGAGGCCACTGAACACGCATTCATGAGTGTGTACAAAAACATTCAGGCCAGTAGTATGAGGGAGAGCTCCAGACGTGAACACATCGTGacctacgcacacacacacctcgtcaCTTGCCTGGCAAACATAATTATCCCTGTGGTAATGTGATATCTCACCATCTGGATGAT contains:
- the LOC137601230 gene encoding microtubule cross-linking factor 3-like isoform X4, with the protein product MMNLSPADSTRQPDNSSRKQPRSSSPAGLKDGGSKAAQKGSNSSKPIASKQVGGGGSGRSSRGHSPVSSGKERQAGGASAARGAAAVPAAGAESPTLSRPAGTDRGGSQTPEDSPRVTADASRADPNRVVSDQPCASKSPKLRSKNPKSAEAAAAPSGGKKGSKGTVGCGPGFWKEGCLQSELIQFHLNKSLGKKGTKMQTKSTSPPASEPELSPEPDSLRKDPQPDHILQEEIEKLEDENDYLKAEIEEMRAEMGEMRDTFYEEDACQLQDMRRELERANKNCRILQYRLKKAERKRLRFAESGQVDGELLRSLEQDLKVAKDVSVRLHHELENVEEKRMKTEEENEKLRQALIEVEVTKQALQNELERAKELSLKRKGSKDGQKAERKTPQTPTEEENDDLKCQLAFIKEEAILMRKKMAKIDKEKDRLEQELQKYRSFYGDVDSPLPKGEAGGPPTTRESELKLRLRLVEEEANILGRKIVELEVENRGLKAELDDMREDSLVAAGVDGSGTGGQQCREQGEALSELRQQLQLVEDEAELLRRNLADVEEENKKVTGELNKLKYKAGSYEAGSRHGGGGADPAKVEALQEELKAARLQINELSGKVMQLQYENRVLLSNMQRYDLASHLGIRASPRDSDAESDGGRDDDTPSASAPSPRLLPPHRKREGPIGGESDSDEVRNIRCLTPTRSLYSPVDSRFLSRSLKDRQQMIDIRIEAERLGRTIDRLIADTSTIISEARVYITNGELFARLDEDEEGGRIREHELLYRINAQMKAFRKELQSFIDRLDVPKQEDKQAEEPLSVTQGTGHYHIPGPELPNSSDAFNIYWKPNSLE